Proteins encoded together in one uncultured Desulfosarcina sp. window:
- a CDS encoding transposase, which yields MFILHDILEKLKNEFPQSRKGQERGIWFTYTIMAIIVPFASSRTSCILRCLRSLFGFTGIRRKRFYTFMASPKIPWKRLWQTLWKMIPQPLTGGRLLLALDDYVNPKTGKKIFGCEKIFDHAAKQNQSKYPWAQNVVTVGLLKIVKGRWACLPLSYRFYHLKKSIARMHRQGGPKLAFTSKMAMAVDMITDVAGVFGRKRIIVTTDSWFGNNGLWKPLHDRLGIWIDMISRLRSNSNLFDLPGPHVSSRVGRPRKYGRKLGNAASMAAYYRSLAQEYTVNLYGRDRTILAYERVVMLKTMRCAVKVVWVYRQTQWVAFFSTDMSLSVRQIVEYYGARWKIEALFKELKRDIGSAETQTRHPQAVGNHLHFCMLATTVAWIYASRAEKTPTRRYAVDGRSHFAFSDVRRSIAKAAMDDNFRRLFPGPRISVINSLVDVLLHMAA from the coding sequence CTATACGATCATGGCGATCATCGTGCCTTTCGCCTCGTCCAGGACATCGTGCATCCTCCGGTGTCTCAGATCCCTGTTCGGCTTTACCGGGATACGGCGAAAACGATTCTACACGTTCATGGCATCTCCAAAGATACCATGGAAACGATTGTGGCAGACGCTGTGGAAAATGATTCCCCAACCACTGACCGGCGGGCGGCTGTTGCTGGCACTGGATGACTATGTCAACCCCAAAACGGGCAAGAAAATCTTCGGATGCGAAAAGATATTCGATCATGCTGCCAAACAGAATCAGTCGAAATATCCGTGGGCACAGAATGTCGTTACCGTGGGACTGCTGAAGATCGTCAAGGGACGATGGGCGTGCCTGCCCTTGAGCTACCGCTTCTATCACCTGAAAAAGAGCATTGCCCGCATGCATCGCCAAGGCGGGCCGAAATTGGCGTTTACCAGCAAGATGGCCATGGCTGTCGACATGATCACAGATGTTGCCGGGGTCTTTGGTCGAAAGCGGATCATCGTCACCACCGATTCCTGGTTCGGTAACAATGGCTTGTGGAAGCCGCTGCATGATCGACTGGGAATATGGATTGACATGATTTCCCGGCTCAGATCGAACAGCAATCTGTTCGATCTGCCCGGTCCGCATGTCAGCAGTCGGGTGGGGCGGCCCCGAAAATACGGCCGGAAATTGGGCAATGCGGCGTCGATGGCTGCGTATTACAGATCTCTGGCACAGGAATACACCGTCAATTTGTATGGCCGCGACAGGACCATCTTGGCCTATGAGCGTGTGGTCATGCTCAAAACGATGCGCTGTGCCGTCAAAGTGGTTTGGGTTTATCGACAAACCCAGTGGGTGGCTTTTTTCTCAACCGACATGTCCCTGTCCGTTCGACAGATCGTTGAGTATTATGGTGCCCGCTGGAAAATCGAAGCCCTGTTCAAAGAACTGAAACGCGACATCGGCAGTGCCGAAACGCAAACCCGTCATCCGCAGGCGGTCGGCAACCACCTGCACTTTTGCATGCTGGCGACCACCGTCGCCTGGATCTATGCAAGTCGGGCCGAGAAGACACCAACCCGTCGATATGCAGTTGATGGCCGGAGCCATTTTGCCTTCTCGGACGTTCGCCGATCGATAGCCAAAGCCGCCATGGACGATAATTTTCGTAGGCTTTTCCCTGGCCCACGTATATCCGTCATAAATTCACTGGTGGACGTACTGCTGCACATGGCGGCGTGA
- a CDS encoding GNAT family N-acetyltransferase, whose amino-acid sequence MDVVCSKATDFDAWISLAREVEPLFGPMADEKDFQEALRKAISLRTAFCIYSEPNGGKKDLIGGVVISKDANEIAWLAVSQQYRGKGYGRKLIEYAISKLNPEENIFVQTFDKSIPEGKSARNLYLDFGFVDFKDGGLNPAGVPTVLMRLYESASSAKE is encoded by the coding sequence ATGGATGTCGTTTGTTCAAAAGCAACAGATTTTGACGCGTGGATTTCACTTGCAAGGGAAGTCGAACCACTGTTCGGCCCAATGGCTGATGAGAAGGATTTCCAGGAAGCTTTAAGAAAAGCCATTTCTTTGAGAACAGCATTTTGCATCTATTCAGAACCGAATGGAGGCAAAAAGGACTTGATCGGTGGCGTTGTAATTTCTAAAGATGCAAATGAAATCGCATGGCTCGCAGTATCGCAACAATATCGCGGAAAAGGTTACGGTCGAAAATTAATCGAATATGCGATTAGCAAGCTGAACCCGGAGGAAAACATATTTGTTCAGACCTTCGATAAATCGATTCCTGAAGGAAAGTCTGCAAGAAATTTATATTTGGACTTCGGTTTTGTTGATTTCAAAGATGGTGGACTCAATCCCGCAGGGGTGCCTACCGTACTAATGCGATTAT
- a CDS encoding GNAT family N-acetyltransferase: protein MQPTAPVAALLMCSAEASREPEKNMISKLKTEEINDILDIWLKASIRAHGFIDEAFWESKLDDMRTIYIPSSETYVFKENEVIKGFFSLHGDTLAAMFVSPEFQGKGVGYKLMGKAKTLRDRLELTVYQENQKGIDFYIKCGFQAIKEKVDEHTGHVETLMKFSS, encoded by the coding sequence GTGCAGCCGACTGCTCCAGTCGCTGCACTCCTTATGTGTTCGGCTGAAGCGAGCCGTGAACCAGAAAAAAATATGATCAGCAAGCTTAAAACAGAAGAAATAAATGATATTTTAGATATTTGGCTAAAGGCGTCGATAAGGGCACATGGCTTTATTGATGAAGCGTTCTGGGAATCAAAATTAGATGATATGCGCACAATCTATATCCCATCTTCTGAAACTTATGTTTTTAAAGAAAATGAAGTTATAAAGGGTTTTTTCTCTCTTCATGGTGATACGCTTGCAGCCATGTTCGTCTCTCCGGAGTTTCAGGGTAAAGGTGTCGGCTATAAATTAATGGGTAAAGCCAAAACCTTGAGAGATAGATTGGAATTGACTGTATATCAGGAAAATCAGAAGGGTATTGATTTTTATATAAAATGCGGATTTCAAGCCATAAAAGAAAAAGTTGATGAGCATACTGGTCATGTTGAGACCCTAATGAAGTTCAGCTCATAG